A part of Vibrio sp. B1FLJ16 genomic DNA contains:
- a CDS encoding ABC transporter substrate-binding protein, with protein sequence MLKNLFALAAVCVSSMSFAQQTTVTDVLGREVTFESPAQRVVVGFYPEDYMAIGTEAAYDNVVGMSKYIWQARSASWNAYVAHRPSLDKIPEIGRVDTNAFSVEKVISLSPDVVMLADWQFKALEADVERIKSAGIAVVVVDYNAQTVERHVQTTKLIGEITGQQDRAKTIANEYKQNVEMITERLEKANLTKPKVYTEYGASGVGEVGYTFGKNMWGAIATMAGGDNISAPFVEWWGKLNPEQIIAANPDVIVMTGYESGSADDSMIMGEGVDEALAKERLAGFKKRIGWSSISAVQNNRMYAAYHGACRTIIDGALIQFYAKVMYPEVFSDLNPEAAYESFYDKYLPIKPAGTFMTKL encoded by the coding sequence ATGTTGAAAAACTTATTTGCGCTTGCTGCCGTTTGCGTCAGCTCGATGTCTTTTGCCCAGCAAACCACCGTTACCGATGTATTAGGACGTGAAGTGACGTTTGAGTCACCAGCACAAAGAGTGGTAGTAGGATTCTACCCGGAAGATTACATGGCGATTGGTACTGAAGCGGCGTACGACAATGTAGTCGGCATGTCTAAGTACATTTGGCAGGCACGTTCAGCAAGCTGGAATGCGTATGTGGCACATCGCCCATCACTTGATAAGATCCCGGAAATAGGTCGAGTAGACACTAATGCGTTTTCAGTTGAGAAGGTAATCAGTCTTAGCCCAGATGTAGTTATGCTTGCAGACTGGCAGTTCAAAGCACTGGAAGCGGACGTAGAGCGCATTAAGAGTGCGGGTATTGCGGTCGTTGTTGTCGATTACAATGCGCAAACCGTAGAGCGCCATGTTCAGACTACGAAGCTTATTGGTGAAATCACCGGTCAACAAGACCGCGCAAAAACGATCGCTAATGAATATAAGCAAAACGTTGAGATGATCACCGAGCGATTAGAGAAAGCAAACCTGACTAAGCCAAAAGTTTACACTGAATACGGCGCTTCTGGCGTTGGTGAAGTCGGTTATACGTTTGGCAAAAACATGTGGGGCGCAATCGCAACAATGGCGGGTGGCGACAACATTTCTGCTCCATTCGTTGAGTGGTGGGGCAAGCTGAACCCAGAGCAAATCATTGCTGCAAACCCGGATGTTATCGTAATGACTGGTTATGAGTCAGGTAGTGCTGATGATTCAATGATCATGGGTGAAGGCGTTGACGAAGCATTAGCAAAAGAAAGATTAGCTGGCTTTAAAAAGCGCATTGGCTGGTCTTCTATTTCTGCCGTACAAAACAATCGTATGTACGCGGCTTACCACGGCGCTTGCCGTACTATCATTGATGGTGCGTTGATCCAGTTTTACGCTAAGGTGATGTACCCTGAAGTATTCAGTGACTTAAACCCGGAAGCGGCTTACGAAAGTTTTTATGACAAGTACCTGCCGATTAAACCTGCTGGTACGTTCATGACTAAGCTTTAA